In Bacteroidota bacterium, the following are encoded in one genomic region:
- the ubiE gene encoding bifunctional demethylmenaquinone methyltransferase/2-methoxy-6-polyprenyl-1,4-benzoquinol methylase UbiE has protein sequence MFNNIARTYDLLNHVLSFGIDYYWRYRAIRLLRPSQPGLILDMATGTGDFALETLRQLPSSRIVGMDLSETMLAVGQTKLRKRQVTDRIHFACADAENLPIPDAIFDAVTVAFGVRNFETLSTGLREMGRVLKPGGQLIILEFSRPVSFPMKQLYFFYFKRVLPLIGRLVSKNQTAYTYLPESVLQFPDPDLLARMLKTAGFQSVRIESMTAGIVTIHHAIR, from the coding sequence ATGTTTAACAACATCGCCAGAACTTATGATTTGCTGAATCATGTCCTGTCCTTCGGGATCGACTATTACTGGCGTTACCGGGCCATCCGCCTGTTGCGACCTTCCCAACCTGGCCTGATTCTGGATATGGCCACGGGTACCGGAGATTTCGCTCTCGAAACTCTCAGGCAACTTCCCTCCTCACGGATTGTTGGCATGGACCTTTCTGAAACCATGCTGGCAGTGGGTCAGACAAAACTGAGAAAACGCCAGGTCACAGACCGGATCCATTTTGCCTGTGCGGATGCAGAAAATCTGCCGATACCCGATGCGATTTTTGATGCGGTGACGGTCGCTTTTGGTGTCAGGAATTTTGAAACCCTTTCCACCGGCCTGCGCGAAATGGGTCGTGTGCTGAAACCAGGTGGGCAGCTGATTATTCTGGAATTTTCCAGGCCAGTTTCCTTCCCGATGAAACAACTGTATTTCTTTTACTTTAAGCGGGTCTTGCCACTCATTGGCCGGCTGGTCTCCAAAAATCAAACAGCATATACTTACCTGCCCGAGTCGGTTCTTCAATTTCCAGATCCCGATCTGCTGGCCCGCATGCTGAAAACCGCCGGGTTTCAATCGGTCCGGATTGAATCCATGACGGCCGGCATAGTGACCATTCATCATGCCATCCGTTAA